CGAGCAACGCCGAAGACAGCAACGTCACCAAAGCGGCGCCAAGCGTAAACGGGATCATCGCCGCGCGTTCGGCGACCAAAATGCGCTCAACGTCGGCGCTTTCGAGCGTGAGGACGCCGAGCACGGATTGCACGCGCCGGATTGGGATCGACACCGTCACCACGCGCTCGCCCAGTTCGTTCAGCCGCTGGCCCTTGGTAATCTCGCCCAGGAGCGCGCGTTGGCGCTCTTCCTGCAACGTAATCGAAGGCCGCCAGGGCGTCAGGCGAATATATTCCACCCGCGCGGCCGCGCGCTCGATGCGGTCCGTGAAGTTTTCGTTCTCGCCAACTTGCGGCAACGGGGTTTCGTCGAGGCGATCGTAGATCACATCGGTATCGGCGACGGGCGTGCCGTCTGGCGCGAACACCCGCACGCGCGTTCCCGACGAACCAAACCGCTCGCCTTCCGCCACTGGCGGCAGCACCCGGCGCAACACTTCGCGCACCGCGGGCTCGTTCAGTCCCGGCCAAGGATCGCCCTGCACGGTTCCGGTTTCGATCAGCAAATTGGCGATCAGCTCGCCCTGGGTGCGCAGATTGCGCACCTGTGCTTCCGTCAGCCCCGCGCGCAATTCCGTAAGCAGCAGCACCCCGAGCAGCAGCACCGCCAGCCCGAGCAGGTTCGACATGAAAATGATGCGGGTGATGCGCGAGCGAAGGAACGCGCGAAACTCACCTTGAGGCCGTTCCTCAGGCCTCGTTGTATCGATATCCGACGCCATAGAGCGTTTCGATCGCGTCGAACGTGTCGTCGATGTCGCGGAACTTTTTGCGGAGCCGCTTGATGTGACTGTCGATGGTTCGATCGTCGACATAGACCTGATCATCATAGGCCGCGTCCATCAATTGGTCGCGGCTCTTTACGTAGCCGGGGCGTTGGGCGAGCGCCTGAAGGATCAGGAACTCAGTGACTGTAAGGCGAACCGGTTCGCCCTTCCAGTTGCAGGCGTGACGGTTGGGATCGAGCGTCAGCTCACCGCGCACGATCGGCTTCTTGTCGCCGGCCTCATTCCCCGGCGTCCCCGCTCGCGTACGGCGCAGCAGCGCCTTCACCCGCTCATTGAGCAGGCGTTGGGAGAATGGCTTTTTGATGTAATCGTCGGCGCCGACATTGAAGCCCACAACTTCGTCCATCTCATCGTCTTTGGACGTGAGGAAGATGACCGGCAGGTTTGAATTCTGGCGTAGGCGTCGCAGCACCTCGACGCCATCCATGCGCGGCATCTTGATGTCCAGAATAGCGATATCCGGCGGCGTTTCCGAAAGCGCTGTCAGCGCGGCAGCGCCGTCCGTATAGGTGCGAACTGTGTAGCCCTCGGCCTCAAAGAAGATCTTGAGGGAAGCGAGGATGTTCTCGTCGTCGTCGACAAGGGCGATGGTGGACATGGTATCGACGGGGTTTCCTGACTTGGATGTAATGAACTCGGTCGCCCTCCTCATAACCCGGCAGCGGGCGTGAGGGAAGGCTTAGCGCCCCGGCAGCAAGTCCAGCGCTGAAATAATGCGCGCCGCCGCCTGGATTGGCGAAACGGCGCCTGAATCCAGCGCGAATTCCGCCGGCAGCGGAGGAACGTCAAATGCGCCGGCCGTGATGAGTTCCCTCAACTGATCGCGGGAGCGGAGCTTGCCGTGGGCGGCGCGGCTTTCATCCTCCACCCGCGTGGCGATCACTTCAGGCGACGCGGTCAGCGCCACGAACCGCACCGAGCCGCCTCGCGCCCCCACCGTCTCGTTGACGCGCATGGCAAAGTTTGGACGAACCGTTTTCTCGGGTGCGAACGTGAAGATGAAGCTGCGCCCATCCATCGCTGCGGCGTCGAAGGCCTGCATCCAGAATTCCTCGCGCAATCGGACAAAGTTCGGCGAACCGAACGGAAACAGGGCGCCGACAGCATCGACGACAAGGTGATTGTGAAACACCGGCCAATCCAGCTGCACGCCGATCTCGCGCGCGATCGTCAGCTTGCCGCACGCCGGCGGGCCGTGAAGGAAGAGCATGATCATCGCGCGGTTATGGATCGTCGGCGCCGTGTTGTCAGCGCACGCGGCGCCCGTTCCATGGAGCGTTCTTGATCTCGCCATCGTCGGACGACCAAGTGCCAGTGAAGCTGTTGGCGTCGGCAAACACGAACCGGAAGGTCCCGCGCGTAACGCCTTCGGGCCAGACGTTCGCCCACGTCCCCGACCACAAAAGCGTGCCATCGGCCTGGCGCACGGCTTCGCCGTAGATCGTCGCGTCCGGCCCCGGCGAGGGCGACACGCCGTCCAGCGCATCAGGTGAATCCAGGCTGATCTGCATGGGCGTTGCGCCGGATGCGGCCTCGCCACCCTGGTTTGCGGTTTCGGTGACCCACGCGCCCACCACGTCGGCCGGCGCCAGCGCCCACGCCGCCACCGGCGCCAGCATCAGTCCCAAAGCCACAAACAAGACCCGCATCCACATCCCCATCGCCTATCCGTCGCGACCAAGCACGCTCACAGATGATCGCGGCGCCAGCATGACCACCGCGAAAGATTTGTGCTAACGTGCGCGCCGCGAGGATAGGGAGACAGACCATGTCTTGGCGCACGTTGGCCGCTGCAATAGTGTTTGCACTCGCACTTTCGCCACGCCCGGCGCTTGCCGGTGGCGAGCCCTTCCATGTCGCGCTGTTTTTGCGGGACTTGCCGCCGCAGCTCACGCTGCTCGCGGTCAATTGCTACATCACCGACGATAGCGGCCGTACGCTCGGCGGCGGCGACGCAACGCATACAATTGTAGGCGGGCGCGTCGAGACGACGCTGCAGATGATCGTGCGCACGCCCTCCACCGATGCGGCGCGGCCGCCAACCGCCTATTGGTGCCGCCTAGCGCTCAGCGGGCGCTTGGCGGATGGGCGCGGCGTGGCGTTTTGGAGCGAGCATCCTTCGGCGGCCACACGCTGGCGCAGCAATTCCGGCCCCGGCGCGGCCGAGATGGTGATGCCCGCGGCGGCTGGCTCGACGCCGGCCTTGCGCGTGGTTGGAAACCTGGCGCCGGAGGACGCGGCACTGTTGCTGGCGCCCGGCGATTGCCCATGCGGCTGCGGCGGCTTGAGCACACAAGGCACGCAAAGCTGCGTCCCGACAAACACGGGCGTGCCGTCGATCGAAGCGCGGCGCGTTCCAGGGACACGCGCACCGCCCGATTTCTCGCGCCTGCGCGTGACGCCCGGGACGACGACCTCCACAGCAAAGCCACGCGTGGTCGGCGCAGGAGCGTTTGTGTTTACGGGTACGGGCAGGCTTGAGGCCGCGCCGCCGCGTTAGTGCGCAGCACCCCAAGTGGCGCCGGCCTTGGCTTCGACCGTCAGCGGCACGCTCAGCTGCACCACGGGATGCGGCGCCGCTTCCATCACGCGCTTGGCGAGCGCGCAGAGTGCGTCGGCTTCGGCCTCGGGCGCTTCGAACACCAATTCGTCATGGACCTGCAACAGCATCCGCGCTCGCAGCCCTGAGTCCGCCAGCGCATCCGGCAGGCGGATCATGGCGCGGCGGATGATGTCGGCGGCCGCGCCTTGCAGCGGCGCGTTGATGGCTTGGCGTTCGCCGAAATTGCGCTCCTGCACATTTTTCGACTTGATGCCGGCAATCCAGATGCGGCGGCCGAAAAGCGTTTTCACGTAGCCATTGGCGCGCGCGTAGGCTTTGGTTTCTTCCATGTAGTCGCGGATGCCAGGGAAGCGTTCGAAATAGCGTTTGATGTAGGCGCTGGCTTCCTCTCGCTCGATGCCCAAATTGCGGGCGAGGCCGAAGGCGGAAATGCCGTAGATGATACCGAAATTGATCGCCTTGGCGTTGGCGCGAATTTCCTTCGGCATGCCTTCGACGGGAACGCCGAACATTTCCGACGCCGTGCGCGCGTGGATGTCGATCCCATCCGCGAACGCCTGCTTCAGTTGCGGGATGTTGGCGACGTGCGCGAGCAGCCTGAGTTCGATTTGCGAGTAATCCGCTGACACGAGCACATTGCCCTTTTCGGCGATGAAGGCCTCACGGATGCGCCGGCCTTCCTCTGTGCGGATCGGAATATTCTGCAAGTTCGGATCGTTGGACGCGAGCCGGCCCGTCGTGCTCGCCGCGAGCGCATATGTCGTGTGCACGCGCTTTGTCTCGGGATTCACCGCCTGTCCAAGCGCTTCGGTGTAGGTGGAGCGCAGCTTCGAAAGCTGCCGCCATTCAAGCACCTTGTTGGGCAGCGCGTGTTGCTCCGCCAAGGTTTCGAGGATGGTCGCATCCGTGGACCACGCGCCGGTCTTGGTCTTGGAGCCGCCGGGTAGTTTCAACTCATCGAACAAGATCTCGCCCAATTGCTTGGGCGAACCGATGTTGAACTCTTTGCCGGCTAGGCCGTAGGCCTCTTCCTCGTATTGCAACATGCGTTGCGCGAAATCGCCGGAGAGGCGCGACAGCATCTGCGTGTCGACCTTGATCCCCGCGCGCTCCATCGCGGCCAGCACCGCCGGCAAAGGCCGCTCCAGCGTCTCGTAGACGTTGACCAATCGATCCTGCGCCAAACGCGGCTTCAGCTTCCGATGGAGACGCAAGGCCGCGTCCGCATGTTCGGACGAATACAACGCGAGGCGATCGACGCTCACAAGGTCAAGCGTTTGCGCCGACTTTCCTTTGCCGGCGACATCACTCAGCGGCGTCAGCGCGTGCGCCAGATGCTGGTTCACCAGTTCGGCTTTGCTATGGTCGTTCAAGCCGCCATAGAGCGCGTAGGAAATCAGCATCGGATCGTCGATCGGCGAGAGCGATACGCCGAGGCGCGCGAACATGGCGACGTCAAACTTGACGTTGAGGCCGACCTTGAGAACGCTTTGATCTTCGAACAGCGATTTGAGCGCGCCGATCGCTTGCATCATGGGAATTTGCTTGCCCGTGTCGGCCACGGCGGCAGTCGCATCGCGTTCACTCGCGAACAACTCGCCGGCGCGCGGATCTGCGGCGCGATGCGCGAGCGGTACATAGCAGGCGACGTTGGGCCCCAGCGCCAGCGATACACCGACGAGATTGGCCCGCGCTGCGTCCAAACCATCGGCTTCAACGTCAATGCCGACAGCGCCGAGCGCCTTTGCGCCGGCGATCCAGACTTTCTCCAGCGTGTCGATATCGCGCACGACCTCGTATTTCTCGCGCAAGAATGGCCGGTTTTCTTCCTCCGCCGCTCCGCCCGTGCTCGGTGTAGCAGACGCGGCGGCAGCGCCCGCCGCGTAGGACGCCACGATCTCCGCCCCCTTCTCGCGCGCGAAATGCTCGCGCACCCGCCGCGCCAACGTGCGAAACTCCATGGCGTCGAGGAATTGCAGCAACGTCGTCGCCACGGGCTCGCTCACAGCGAACTCGGGCCACTTCTCGTTCACCGGCACATCGTCGCGCAACGTGACCAACACCTTCGACAAGCGGATTTGTTCGGCGTGATTGATCAACGTTTCGCGGCGCTTCGGCTGCTTAATCTCGTTGGCGCGCTCAAGGATCGCTTCGAGCGTTCCGAACGTCGCAATCAATTCCGCCGCTGTCTTGGGCCCAATGCCCGGCGCGCCCGGCACATTGTCAGTGCTGTCGCCGATCAGCGCCTGCACGTCGATCACCTTGTCCGGCGTGACGCCAAACTTTTCCATCACCGCTTCGGAGCCTAGCGGCTTTTGCTTCATCGGATCGTAGAGCTCGATCTTGTCGTCCTCGATCAGCTGCATCAGATCTTTGTCGGACGAGACGATCTTCACTGTCGCCCCGGTCGCCGCAGCTTGACGCGCGTAGGTCGCGATCAGGTCGTCGGCCTCAAAGCCGCCCATCTCGATGCAGGCGACGTTGAACGCGCGCACGGCGTCGCGGATCAGCGGAAACTGCGGCGCCAAATCCTCTGGCGTCGGCGGACGATGCGCCTTGTATTCCGGATAAAGCTCATTGCGGAACGTGATCTCGGATTTGTCGAAGATCACCGCCAGATG
This portion of the alpha proteobacterium U9-1i genome encodes:
- a CDS encoding DNA-binding response regulator ChvI — protein: MSTIALVDDDENILASLKIFFEAEGYTVRTYTDGAAALTALSETPPDIAILDIKMPRMDGVEVLRRLRQNSNLPVIFLTSKDDEMDEVVGFNVGADDYIKKPFSQRLLNERVKALLRRTRAGTPGNEAGDKKPIVRGELTLDPNRHACNWKGEPVRLTVTEFLILQALAQRPGYVKSRDQLMDAAYDDQVYVDDRTIDSHIKRLRKKFRDIDDTFDAIETLYGVGYRYNEA
- a CDS encoding DNA polymerase I translates to MTDSKSRLFLIDGSGYIFRAYHALPPLTRASDGLPVGAVAGFCNMLWKFLEEMKASDAPTHLAVIFDKSEITFRNELYPEYKAHRPPTPEDLAPQFPLIRDAVRAFNVACIEMGGFEADDLIATYARQAAATGATVKIVSSDKDLMQLIEDDKIELYDPMKQKPLGSEAVMEKFGVTPDKVIDVQALIGDSTDNVPGAPGIGPKTAAELIATFGTLEAILERANEIKQPKRRETLINHAEQIRLSKVLVTLRDDVPVNEKWPEFAVSEPVATTLLQFLDAMEFRTLARRVREHFAREKGAEIVASYAAGAAAASATPSTGGAAEEENRPFLREKYEVVRDIDTLEKVWIAGAKALGAVGIDVEADGLDAARANLVGVSLALGPNVACYVPLAHRAADPRAGELFASERDATAAVADTGKQIPMMQAIGALKSLFEDQSVLKVGLNVKFDVAMFARLGVSLSPIDDPMLISYALYGGLNDHSKAELVNQHLAHALTPLSDVAGKGKSAQTLDLVSVDRLALYSSEHADAALRLHRKLKPRLAQDRLVNVYETLERPLPAVLAAMERAGIKVDTQMLSRLSGDFAQRMLQYEEEAYGLAGKEFNIGSPKQLGEILFDELKLPGGSKTKTGAWSTDATILETLAEQHALPNKVLEWRQLSKLRSTYTEALGQAVNPETKRVHTTYALAASTTGRLASNDPNLQNIPIRTEEGRRIREAFIAEKGNVLVSADYSQIELRLLAHVANIPQLKQAFADGIDIHARTASEMFGVPVEGMPKEIRANAKAINFGIIYGISAFGLARNLGIEREEASAYIKRYFERFPGIRDYMEETKAYARANGYVKTLFGRRIWIAGIKSKNVQERNFGERQAINAPLQGAAADIIRRAMIRLPDALADSGLRARMLLQVHDELVFEAPEAEADALCALAKRVMEAAPHPVVQLSVPLTVEAKAGATWGAAH